Proteins found in one Amphiura filiformis chromosome 14, Afil_fr2py, whole genome shotgun sequence genomic segment:
- the LOC140170415 gene encoding brain-specific homeobox protein homolog, giving the protein MTSVYDLASRGKPLTYAQMEYHLQAAAAAAPLLYSAATRPTSLPLGFPALVRPIPGTLHVPQPTKRSTGFSIEDILNHKATKVPSPIESLPPSFTKVCPTELKCGFPSPFLTSPTRPYLRFTDGIPRAVPNPHLNHSALSVPIPVPVYLRGKSHNGSPLDAARAAKKCRRSRTVFSELQLMGLEKRFEKQKYLSTPDRLELAETLGLSQLQVKTWYQNRRMKWKKQVMQTGGQEAPTKPKGRPKKTEFHDAASIDYSGDESDDDDHSIIYTSRNGDPHEALSCNPSPLISPVSPPSPEHFNRL; this is encoded by the exons ATGACTAGTGTCTACGATCTCGCTTCTCGTGGGAAACCATTAACTTATGCACAAATGGAATATCATCTGCAGGCAGCAGCGGCTGCAGCACCCCTACTCTACTCAGCAGCAACAAGGCCTACCAGTCTACCACTAGGATTCCCAGCTTTAGTACGACCAATACCGGGTACTTTACACGTACCACAGCCTACAAAACGTTCTACAGGCTTTTCTATTGAAGACATTTTGAACCATAAGGCAACAAAAGTGCCTAGTCCGATTGAGAGTTTACCGCCgagttttacaaaagtgtgtCCTACAGAACTCAAATGTGGTTTTCCGTCACCGTTTCTTACTTCACCCACAAGACCGTACTTACGATTCACAG ATGGCATTCCACGTGCAGTACCAAACCCTCATCTAAACCACTCCGCTCTTTCAGTCCCCATCCCCGTCCCCGTTTACCTACGGGGTAAATCCCACAATGGATCCCCATTAGATGCCGCCCGAGCCGCCAAGAAATGCCGTAGAAGTCGCACTGTATTCTCTGAGCTGCAGTTAATGGGTTTGGAGAAGAGGTTTGAGAAGCAGAAATACCTGTCTACACCGGATAGATTGGAATTAGCCGAGACACTTGGATTGAGTCAATTACAAGTGAAGACTTGGTATCAGAACAGACGCATGAAATGGAAGAAGCAG GTCATGCAAACAGGGGGCCAAGAAGCGCCAACAAAACCAAAAGGAAGACCAAAGAAAACCGAATTCCACGATGCAGCATCAATTGACTATTCTGGAGATGagagtgatgatgatgatcattcaATCATTTACACATCACGGAACGGTGATCCACACGAAGCGTTGTCATGCAACCCATCCCCGCTAATATCGCCGGTATCTCCGCCATCACCCGAACACTTTAATCGCCTATGA